From the genome of Mustelus asterias unplaced genomic scaffold, sMusAst1.hap1.1 HAP1_SCAFFOLD_1742, whole genome shotgun sequence, one region includes:
- the cyb561d1 gene encoding putative transmembrane reductase CYB561D1 has protein sequence MRSPQRLPDPPGGWAEPGGPRACGLLPCLRKAAGVAAHVSAAAVSVYLGTLSRLGTSLFSWHPACMAIAVCFCMTEAILTFSQDSSPFFFCSIKAKVRIHWMMQVFATIFGSIGLVFIVSSKNISESPHLTSWHSILGVGTVIAVCGQLLCGLCLLFPKLINTYSVARLRLYHATCGLVAYLMATATVVLGLCSDWFKAQVNGILWYFFLIIPLIPALVIMNQINNGYLSKKKIEI, from the exons ATGCGGAGCCCCCAGCGCCTGCCCGACCCCCCGGGCGGCTGGGCCGAGCCGGGCGGCCCGCGGGCCTGCGGCCTCCTCCCGTGCCTGAGGAAAGCGGCCGGGGTGGCGGCGCATGTGAGCGCGGCGGCTGTGAGCGTCTACCTGGGCACCCTGAGCCGGCTGGGGACCA GCCTTTTCTCCTGGCACCCAGCCTGCATGGCTATAGCA GTCTGTTTCTGTATGACAGAAGCCATTCTGACTTTCTCACAGGACAGTTCACCCTTCTTCTTTTGTTCAATTAAAGCAAAGGTACGAATTCACTGGATGATGCAGGTCTTTGCCACAATCTTTGGGTCGATCGGTCTTGTCTTCATCGTCTCCAGCAAGAACATCTCAGAGTCCCCACACCTCACCTCGTGGCACAGCATCCTGGGAGTAGGGACTGTGATCGCGGTCTGTGGCCAGCTGCTGTGTGGTCTCTGCCTCCTGTTTCCAAAGTTAATTAACACCTACTCCGTGGCCAGGCTGCGACTTTACCATGCCACGTGTGGTCTGGTGGCCTACCTGATGGCCACAGCTACGGTGGTGCTGGGTCTGTGCTCGGACTGGTTCAAAGCCCAGGTTAACGGGATTTTGTGGTACTTTTTCCTGATCATTCCGCTGATTCCAGCTCTCGTCATCATGAACCAGATCAACAATGGTTACCTCTCCAAGAAGAAGATAGAGATTTAG